A single region of the Hirundo rustica isolate bHirRus1 chromosome 17, bHirRus1.pri.v3, whole genome shotgun sequence genome encodes:
- the UFD1 gene encoding ubiquitin recognition factor in ER-associated degradation protein 1 isoform X2 translates to MPPSALDQLSRLNITYPMLFKLTNKNSDRMTHCGVLEFVADEGICYLPHWMMQNLLLEEGGLVQVESVNLQVATYSKFQPQSPDFLDITNPKAVLENALRNFACLTTGDVIAINYNEKIYELRVMETKPDKAVSIIECDMNVDFDAPLGYKEPERSAQHEETTDVEADHSGYVSDIGFRAFSGSGNRLDGKKKGVEPSPSPIKPGDIRRGIPNYDFKIGRITFIRNSRPLVKKVEEDESGSRFIAFSGEGQSLRKKGRKP, encoded by the exons ATGCCACCATCAGCTTTGGATCAACTCA GCCGCCTTAATATTACTTACCCCATGCTGTTCAAGCTGACCAACAAAAACTCCGACCGAATGACACATTGTGGAGTGCTTGAGTTTGTGGCTGATGAGGGCATCTGTTACCTTCCACACTGG ATGATGCAGAATTTGCTGCTGGAAGAAGGAGGCCTGGTGCAAGTGGAGAGTGTGAATCTGCAAGTTGCTACTTACTCAAAATTTCAGCCACAGAGTCCAGATTTTCTTGACATCACCAATCCCAAAGCTGT ACTGGAAAACGCACTGAGAAACTTTGCCTGTCTAACTACTGGGGATGTTATTGCCATCAACTACAATGAAAAG ATCTATGAGCTTCGGGTAATGGAGACCAAACCAGATAAGGCTGTGTCCATCATAGAGTGCGATATGAAC GTGGATTTTGATGCTCCTTTGGGATACAAAGAACCAGAAAGAAGTGCACAACATGAAGAGACCACA GATGTGGAAGCAGACCACAGTGGGTATGTGAGTGACATAGGATTTCGT GCGTTCTCTGGATCTGGGAACAGATTGGATGGCAAGAAGAAAGGTGTGGAGCCCAGTCCCTCACCGATTAAACCAGGAGACATCCGAAG AGGAATTCCCAACTATGACTTCAAGATTGGTAGAATCACATTCATTAGGAATTCACGTCCACTGGTCAAGAAGGTGGAAGAG gatgaATCTGGAAGCCGGTTTATTGCCTTTTCAGGAGAAGGCCAGTCCCTGcgcaaaaaaggaagaaagcccTAA
- the UFD1 gene encoding ubiquitin recognition factor in ER-associated degradation protein 1 isoform X1 produces MFSFNMFDHPIPRVFQNRFSTQYRCFSVSMLAGPNDRSDVEKGGKIIMPPSALDQLSRLNITYPMLFKLTNKNSDRMTHCGVLEFVADEGICYLPHWMMQNLLLEEGGLVQVESVNLQVATYSKFQPQSPDFLDITNPKAVLENALRNFACLTTGDVIAINYNEKIYELRVMETKPDKAVSIIECDMNVDFDAPLGYKEPERSAQHEETTDVEADHSGYVSDIGFRAFSGSGNRLDGKKKGVEPSPSPIKPGDIRRGIPNYDFKIGRITFIRNSRPLVKKVEEDESGSRFIAFSGEGQSLRKKGRKP; encoded by the exons atG tTCTCTTTTAATATGTTTGACCACCCCATCCCCCGGGTGTTCCAGAACCGTTTTTCAACCCAGTACCGCTGCTTCTCGGTATCCATGCTTGCCGGACCTAATGACAGGTCAGATGTGGAGAAAGGCGGGAAGA TAATTATGCCACCATCAGCTTTGGATCAACTCA GCCGCCTTAATATTACTTACCCCATGCTGTTCAAGCTGACCAACAAAAACTCCGACCGAATGACACATTGTGGAGTGCTTGAGTTTGTGGCTGATGAGGGCATCTGTTACCTTCCACACTGG ATGATGCAGAATTTGCTGCTGGAAGAAGGAGGCCTGGTGCAAGTGGAGAGTGTGAATCTGCAAGTTGCTACTTACTCAAAATTTCAGCCACAGAGTCCAGATTTTCTTGACATCACCAATCCCAAAGCTGT ACTGGAAAACGCACTGAGAAACTTTGCCTGTCTAACTACTGGGGATGTTATTGCCATCAACTACAATGAAAAG ATCTATGAGCTTCGGGTAATGGAGACCAAACCAGATAAGGCTGTGTCCATCATAGAGTGCGATATGAAC GTGGATTTTGATGCTCCTTTGGGATACAAAGAACCAGAAAGAAGTGCACAACATGAAGAGACCACA GATGTGGAAGCAGACCACAGTGGGTATGTGAGTGACATAGGATTTCGT GCGTTCTCTGGATCTGGGAACAGATTGGATGGCAAGAAGAAAGGTGTGGAGCCCAGTCCCTCACCGATTAAACCAGGAGACATCCGAAG AGGAATTCCCAACTATGACTTCAAGATTGGTAGAATCACATTCATTAGGAATTCACGTCCACTGGTCAAGAAGGTGGAAGAG gatgaATCTGGAAGCCGGTTTATTGCCTTTTCAGGAGAAGGCCAGTCCCTGcgcaaaaaaggaagaaagcccTAA
- the CDC45 gene encoding cell division control protein 45 homolog isoform X2, giving the protein MCTRVLLLVASDVDALCACKILQALFQCDHVQYTLVPVAGWQELETAFLEHKDQFKYFVLINCGANVDLLEVLQPEEDTLFFVCDSHRPINVVNVYNDTQIKLLVKQDDDLDVPAYDDIFRDEEDEEEDSENESDGSEPSEKRRRFEEEVIERTMKRRQRREWEARRREILFDYEQYEYHGTSSAMVMFDLAWIMSKDLNDMLWWAIVGLTDQWVQDKITQMKYVTDIGILQRHVSRHNHRNEDDENSLSIDCMRIAFEYDLRLALYQHWSLYESLCNTSYTSASLKLWSVQGQKRLQEFLADMGLPLKQVKQKFNSMDMSLKENLREMIEESANKFGMKDLRVQTFSIHFGFKNKFSASDIVYATTSLMENIEKEGPETTNFIKALDSLSRSNLDKLHQGLDLAKKQLRAIQQTVASCICTNLVISQGPFLYCSLMEGTPDVKLFSKPVSLCLLSKYLLKSFVCSTKNKRCKLLPLVMAAPMDVEQGTVIMVGIPPETESSDKKNFFGRAFEKAAESTNSRTLHNHFEMSIIELKTEDRGKFLDALISLLS; this is encoded by the exons ATGTGTACG CGTGTTCTTCTTCTTGTCGCTTCAGATGTTGATGCATTATGTGCTTGTAAAATACTCCAA GCTTTGTTTCAATGTGACCACGTGCAATACACACTGGTGCCGGTGGCTGGGTGGCAAGAACTTGAAACTGCCTTTCTGGAGCATAAAGATCAG TTCAAATACTTTGTTCTTATTAATTGTGGTGCCAATGTTGACCTCCTGGAAGTTTTACAGCCTGAAGAAGacactttattttttgtgtgtgatagTCACAGGCCGATCAATGTAGTGAATGTTTACAATGACACACAg ATTAAGCTGTTAGTCAAGCAAGATGATGATCTCGATGTTCCTGCTTACGATGACATCTTCAGGGATGAGGAGGACGAAGAAGAGGACTCAGAGAATGAAAGTGATGGCTCAGAACCCTCAGAGAAGCGCAGGCGTTTTGAAGAG GAGGTAATAGAGAGGACGATGAAAAGGCGACAAAGGCGAGAATGGGAAGCACGCAG ACGAGAAATTCTTTTTGATTATGAACAATATGAATACCATGGGACCTCA TCTGCGATGGTGATGTTTGATCTGGCATGGATAATGTCTAAGGACTTGAATGACATGTTGTG gtggGCTATTGTTGGCCTGACAGATCAATGGGTCCAAGATAAAATCACTCA AATGAAGTACGTGACTGACATTGGAATCCTGCAGCGCCACGTGTCTCGGCACAACCACCGCAACGAGGACGACGAGAATTCCCTGTCCATTGACTGCATGAGAATTGCATTTGAATATGA CCTGCGCCTGGCACTGTACCAGCACTGGTCTCTCTACGAAAGTCTCTGTAACACCTCCTACACCTCTGCCAGCCTCAAGCTTTGGTCTGTACAAGGGCAGAAGAGGCTCCAGGAATTTTTGGCTGACATGGG TTTGCCCTTGAAGCAAGTGAAACAGAAGTTTAATTCCATGGACATGTCTCTGAAGGAAAATCTGCGGGAGATGATTGAAGAATCTGCAAACAAATTTGg aaTGAAAGATTTACGAGTTCAGACTTTCAGCATTCACTTTGGCTTTAAGAACAAGTTCTCAGCAAGTGACATAGTTTATGCAACAACTTCTCTCATGGAGAACATAGAGAAAGAGGGGCCTGAAACAACTAATTTCATTAAGGCTTTGGACAGTCTCTCCAG GAGTAACCTGGACAAGCTGCACCAAGGACTGGACCTAGCCAAAAAGCAGTTACGTGccattcagcagacagtggcCAGCTGCATTTGCACCAACCTTGTCATTTCTCAGGGACCATTTCTCTATTGCTCCCTCATGGAG GGGACACCAGATGTGAAACTGTTTTCCAAACCAGTGTCTCTGTGTCTGCTTAGTAAATACTTACTGAAATCATTCGTTTGCTCT ACAAAAAACAAGCGTTGCAAACTGCTGCCCCTGGTCATGGCTGCACCCATGGATGTGGAACAGGGAACTGTGATCATGGTGGGGATTCCTCCAGAGACAGAAAGCTCGGATAAAAAGAA cttTTTCGGGAGAGCCTTCGAGAAGGCAGCGGAGAGCACCAACTCCCGGACGCTGCACAACCACTTTGAGATGTCCA tAATTGAATTGAAAACAGAAGATCGGGGCAAATTTCTGGATGCACTCATTTCTCTCTTGTCTTAA
- the MRPL40 gene encoding large ribosomal subunit protein mL40, producing the protein MWAAAAAARGLRGARLSSWLPQRVPLQGSHWQSSLLELRTSLPVRAQPKKKKKVDVKKEQAQKERMKKKLKKLEKAPPELIPIEDFITPLKYSESNRVRSLPALSPEESERRVLLLKKWCLFKQKQDEAEKQAIKALVESQQEALKELRLESEELYEAAIRRDEELFPFERDGPRYTPPLPGYDPPEGKCIDITKVYTQ; encoded by the exons atgtgggcggcggcggcggcggcgcgggggctcCGCGGGGCCCGGCTCAG ctcctggctgccccaGAGGGTCCCGCTCCAAGGCAGTCACTGGCAGAGCTCATTGTTGGAGTTGAGGACATCCCTCCCTGTGAG AGCAcaaccaaagaagaaaaagaaagtggatGTGAAGAAAGAGCAAGCACAGAAGGAGCGTATGaagaaaaagcttaaaaagTTGGAAAAAGCTCCCCCAGAACTGATTCCAATTGAGGATTTTATAACACCACTTAAATACTCAGAGAGCAACAG GGTGCGAAGTCTTCCCGCTCTTTCTCCCGAAGAGTCTGAAAGAAGAGTTTTACTTTTGAAGAAGTGGTGTTTGTTTAAGCAGAAACAAGATGAGGCAGAAAAGCAAGCAATTAAGGCCCTGGTAGAATCTCAGCAAGAGGCACTGAAGGAACTGCGCCTGGAATCCGAGGAGCTGTACGAGGCAGCGATCCGGAGGGACGAGGAGCTTTTCCCCTTCGAGAGGGACGGACCCCGATACACCCCTCCCCTTCCTGGCTACGATCCCCCCGAAGGGAAGTGCATCGACATCACCAAGGTGTACACACAGTGA
- the CDC45 gene encoding cell division control protein 45 homolog isoform X1, translated as MFVSDCRREFYDLIVTQRVLLLVASDVDALCACKILQALFQCDHVQYTLVPVAGWQELETAFLEHKDQFKYFVLINCGANVDLLEVLQPEEDTLFFVCDSHRPINVVNVYNDTQIKLLVKQDDDLDVPAYDDIFRDEEDEEEDSENESDGSEPSEKRRRFEEEVIERTMKRRQRREWEARRREILFDYEQYEYHGTSSAMVMFDLAWIMSKDLNDMLWWAIVGLTDQWVQDKITQMKYVTDIGILQRHVSRHNHRNEDDENSLSIDCMRIAFEYDLRLALYQHWSLYESLCNTSYTSASLKLWSVQGQKRLQEFLADMGLPLKQVKQKFNSMDMSLKENLREMIEESANKFGMKDLRVQTFSIHFGFKNKFSASDIVYATTSLMENIEKEGPETTNFIKALDSLSRSNLDKLHQGLDLAKKQLRAIQQTVASCICTNLVISQGPFLYCSLMEGTPDVKLFSKPVSLCLLSKYLLKSFVCSTKNKRCKLLPLVMAAPMDVEQGTVIMVGIPPETESSDKKNFFGRAFEKAAESTNSRTLHNHFEMSIIELKTEDRGKFLDALISLLS; from the exons ATGTTCGTCTCCGACTGCCGCCGGGAGTTCTACGACCTGATCGTCACCCAG CGTGTTCTTCTTCTTGTCGCTTCAGATGTTGATGCATTATGTGCTTGTAAAATACTCCAA GCTTTGTTTCAATGTGACCACGTGCAATACACACTGGTGCCGGTGGCTGGGTGGCAAGAACTTGAAACTGCCTTTCTGGAGCATAAAGATCAG TTCAAATACTTTGTTCTTATTAATTGTGGTGCCAATGTTGACCTCCTGGAAGTTTTACAGCCTGAAGAAGacactttattttttgtgtgtgatagTCACAGGCCGATCAATGTAGTGAATGTTTACAATGACACACAg ATTAAGCTGTTAGTCAAGCAAGATGATGATCTCGATGTTCCTGCTTACGATGACATCTTCAGGGATGAGGAGGACGAAGAAGAGGACTCAGAGAATGAAAGTGATGGCTCAGAACCCTCAGAGAAGCGCAGGCGTTTTGAAGAG GAGGTAATAGAGAGGACGATGAAAAGGCGACAAAGGCGAGAATGGGAAGCACGCAG ACGAGAAATTCTTTTTGATTATGAACAATATGAATACCATGGGACCTCA TCTGCGATGGTGATGTTTGATCTGGCATGGATAATGTCTAAGGACTTGAATGACATGTTGTG gtggGCTATTGTTGGCCTGACAGATCAATGGGTCCAAGATAAAATCACTCA AATGAAGTACGTGACTGACATTGGAATCCTGCAGCGCCACGTGTCTCGGCACAACCACCGCAACGAGGACGACGAGAATTCCCTGTCCATTGACTGCATGAGAATTGCATTTGAATATGA CCTGCGCCTGGCACTGTACCAGCACTGGTCTCTCTACGAAAGTCTCTGTAACACCTCCTACACCTCTGCCAGCCTCAAGCTTTGGTCTGTACAAGGGCAGAAGAGGCTCCAGGAATTTTTGGCTGACATGGG TTTGCCCTTGAAGCAAGTGAAACAGAAGTTTAATTCCATGGACATGTCTCTGAAGGAAAATCTGCGGGAGATGATTGAAGAATCTGCAAACAAATTTGg aaTGAAAGATTTACGAGTTCAGACTTTCAGCATTCACTTTGGCTTTAAGAACAAGTTCTCAGCAAGTGACATAGTTTATGCAACAACTTCTCTCATGGAGAACATAGAGAAAGAGGGGCCTGAAACAACTAATTTCATTAAGGCTTTGGACAGTCTCTCCAG GAGTAACCTGGACAAGCTGCACCAAGGACTGGACCTAGCCAAAAAGCAGTTACGTGccattcagcagacagtggcCAGCTGCATTTGCACCAACCTTGTCATTTCTCAGGGACCATTTCTCTATTGCTCCCTCATGGAG GGGACACCAGATGTGAAACTGTTTTCCAAACCAGTGTCTCTGTGTCTGCTTAGTAAATACTTACTGAAATCATTCGTTTGCTCT ACAAAAAACAAGCGTTGCAAACTGCTGCCCCTGGTCATGGCTGCACCCATGGATGTGGAACAGGGAACTGTGATCATGGTGGGGATTCCTCCAGAGACAGAAAGCTCGGATAAAAAGAA cttTTTCGGGAGAGCCTTCGAGAAGGCAGCGGAGAGCACCAACTCCCGGACGCTGCACAACCACTTTGAGATGTCCA tAATTGAATTGAAAACAGAAGATCGGGGCAAATTTCTGGATGCACTCATTTCTCTCTTGTCTTAA
- the C17H22orf39 gene encoding UPF0545 protein C22orf39 homolog — translation MASADGSWRPPRSCEDYWGEWKHCRGLRHAFHHYYAHGELPDCGRWREDYEACRAWERDRTAAAQEALCKSERARVMEKQKYTPVWKLRKSPPPDWYLPLDHDKSN, via the exons ATGGCGAGCGCGGACGGCTCCTGGCGG CCGCCGCGGTCGTGCGAGGACTACTGGGGGGAGTGGAAGCACTGCCGCGGGCTGCGCCACGCCTTCCACCACTACTACGCGCACGGGGAGCTGCCGGACTGCGGCCGCTGGCGGGAGGACTACGAGGCCTGCCGCGCCTGGGAGAGGGACCGCACCGCCGCCGCGCAG gaAGCTTTGTGCAAGAGTGAAAGAGCTCGAGttatggaaaaacagaaatatactCCAGTGTGGAAGCTCAGGAAGAGCCCACCACCTGACTGGTATCTACCACTTGACCATGATAAATCAAATTAA